The genome window TTAAGGAGAAAGGAGAACGACTGATGAAGAAATTAGGATTAGGTGTATTATTTTTAGCCGCTTTTTTAATGTGCGTGCCGGCATCCGGCAGCGCCATGTCAGCCGAAGAGTTCGCCAGAATGTATGATCAGCTGGAAAAGATCGACATCGGCGGCGCCCTGCGCGTTCAGTATAATTACAAAGACTGGGATGACGCACAGGATGAAAAGGTCGGGGATTTTGGTTTTGACACGTTTCGGTTGAACCTGGACGGTGAAATCGGTGACATGATCATGTCCGCTGAATACCGGTTCTATCCGCAATACAACTTTCATGCGCCCCATCATGGTTGGGTTGGTTACAACTTCAACGAAAACTGGCAGGGCCAGATCGGCGTCCACCAGGTCCCCTTCGGGATTCAGCCCTATGCCTCCCATAACTTCTGGTTTACCGGCGCCTACTACAACGGGTTCGAAGATGACTATGACATGGGTATCAAGGCGCTGTATAATAATGGGCCGTGGGACTGGGCATTTGCCTTTTATAAAAATGAAGAATTCGGGGCCTCAGATCCCGGCCGGTACTCCATTGACGTCCTGAATACCGGCAACGGCAATGAAGAAACCAATCAGGGCAACATCCGATGCGCCTATACGTTTACCCATGATGAGAACAACAGCACGGAATTCGGACTTTCCGGCCAGTATGGCCAGCTTTATAACACCCAGACTGAAGATACGGGCGACGGCTATGCCGGCGCCGCTCACATTGTCGGAAATTACGGCAACTGGAATATTCAGCTGGAAGGCATCCAGTATGAATATGATCCGGAAAATCCGGAAGGCGCCAATGACGATGTGATAACAGTAGGCGGTTACAGCTTTACATGGGGAGCCCCCACGGAGGCCACCATGGGCATTGCCAACGTTGCCTATACGCTGCCGGTCGATGTCGGCCCCATCAGCAGCCTGACTTTCTACTCCGACAACACGGTCATTGAACCGGATAATGACGACTGGAATACGACATGGCAGAACGTCGTCGGCTGCCTGGTGGCTGCTGGCCCGGTCTATACTTACATTGATGTCATTTCAGCTGAAAACATGACCTTCATGGGCGGCTCCATGGTGGATAATCTGGACGGCTGGCAGGCATCAAACAACCGCAACACCCGGTTAAACATCAACGTCGGCTACTACTTCTAATAGCCAAACCAAGAACTTACCTTCTCAACGCCCGGATCTTTAACGGTCCGGGCGTTTTTTTATCTCCTGCGAGCAAAACCGCGTGAATTGTTATCTTATCAACTTGTTACAGACATCCACAGCGCCTCCAATTGTTTCCGCCAGGTCGTATCGATTAATTCAGGACCGGCGCTGACGGTCGGCAGGTCACCAGCAAGCATCAATGCCCGCCGCAGCCGCACCCGCAATCACCGCCGCAGGCCGTGGTACCGGCCAGTGCCCGGACCACCTCCCGTTGATCCGCCTCTTGAACATCAGTTAGCTCGATGGTTAAATAAAAACGCGCCTGATCGATCGGCATCTTGCCCATATTGGAAAGCAGATGGCCGAATGTCTCAATGACCCGCGCTCGCTCCACCCGGTATTGAATGCGATCCCCAGGGGATTTATCCGCAAGCGCGTATTCAAAGGGCGTCAGGCCCTCGGGGGCGATGCCGTAAATAAACTCACAGGACTCTGCCGGACTGATCAGATCATCACTACCTTCTGCGGTACCGGCGGTGTATTTCAGGGTTATCTTTTTCATTGGCTCGACACTTTTATTTTGCGCATGCATTAGCAACCTCTTTTTAAAAATTTTTTGAATTTAAATAAAAAATATATATCTTGTTTCAAAGAGTGCAAGTATTGTCCGAATACGAGGAGAGGAGAATCTGATGAAATGTCCGCTATGCCGGTACCAGCGTTTTTATCTAAAAGACCCGGATGATGAGTATGAAACCTATGGATTCAGCTGTGAGTCCGGAGATATATGCTTTGATCCGGATCTCAATGAGTCAGAAATCCCGGAATTAACCGATGAAACCCCTATCTATTGCGATAACTGCGCATGGAACGGAACCCTAAACCAGATTAAACCCTGAAAGGAGAGATGATGAAAAAATACGAATGCCCGTGCGGCTATGTTTATGACCCGGATGAAGGTGATGCGGAAAGCAATATTTCGGCGGGAACAAAGTTCGAGGATCTGCCGGAAGACTGGGTCTGTCCCAAGTGCTTTGCCGAACAGGAGTACTTTGAAGAACTCGATTAGTTTTAAAATTCATAATTCCAGATAAGATCTGCCCCGGCCGTCTGCTCTTCGTCAATCTGGGTTTCGATGCTGAAGTGCCGGTTGATCTCATAGTCAACTTCCAGCCGGCGGGGGCTTTCTTCTGAAAACCCCTGACGGTAGGTGACAAATACTTTGGGGGTGACGTATTTGCCCATGGCCACCGACCCCTGACGAAGATCCCCGCTGCCGGTGCTGATGTTTAAATAATCAATATACAGGACATCCCCCAGCAACTGCCGGAGCTCATCTGCAGCGAGCTGGCCGGTAATGCTCAGCGCGGCCTGCTCCGCTTTAAAACTTTCCTCGGATGAAAGCTCGGCGCTAGGCCGGCCAAAGGCGAGATAAGAAATGATATCCACCTGCTCCATGGCCGGGATGCTCTCGAACTCAAGGTTTAACTGCTGAAACGTCCCGCTTAAATGGATAATAATGGTGACGTCCTGTATTTCCGTCTCCGCCTGAAACCGGACAGGCGGATTAACGGTTTCCTGACCGATAAAGTTGATCTCGCCCTGGGTGATCTCAAACAGCTTGCCGCGGAATCGGTATGTCCCCCGGACCACATTTAAAGGCCCGTAAATCAGAAACTGCCCGCCGGGCTCTTTTTTCAGGTCAATATTCCCGGCAATTTCCACGATCTGATCCTTGCCGCGGAACCACATTTTACCGGGAATGATAACTGAAATATCAGCGGCCAGCGGATCAATCAGCTTAAGCCGGGCCGGGCTCTTATCCGGAATCCGGAGCATCCCGTTTTCGGCTTTAGGCAGCTCAATCACCCGAATCTCCGAGGGCTGCTTTTCCAGAAACAAATCCAAATCCACGCGTCCCTGGGTGATTTTCACCTCGCCGCTCAGCTCAGGCTTTGAGAGGCTGCCGGCAAGATGAAGATCCGGGCGCACCCTGACATCCGCCCCTCTGCGGTAGGGCACGTAAAAATCCCGGCCGGCTATATGAACATCAAAATTGCCCAGGGAAAAGCCCTCCAGCCCGGCCTGTCCGTTTATTTTAAGACTGCCCTCCCTATCCCCGGCAATGCGGGCATCAGAAATGATGACGCGTTCCGGGGAGAACCGGAGCTGCGCCTCAAGCGTTTCATAGGTGAGGCCCTGATCACTGAAATTCAGATACCCGTCTGTCAGATCCAGCCGGCCGGATATTTTCGGCTGGATCGGGCTGCCCAGAATATCTGCCTGCCCGGAAAGCGTGCCGTCAAACCCGGCCTCGGAATGTTTCAGCATGGGGATATCAGACAGCTTAAGCCCGGAAAGCGTCGCATGAAGGTCCACCAGGCTTTGCCGGGGATTGAATTTAAATGGGATTAAAGAGATCTCTGTTTGAATGCGGCCTTTGGTGCTAAAAAGTTCCTGATCATTTTGAAACCCGGTAAACGCCAGGTTGGCTTTTCCGCTGCGATAATCGACGGATCCGGCGATCTCGGATACTTTTATCCCGTAACAGTCACAGTGTTTAAGGGATAGCTCCGCATCCAGTGCCGGCTCATCTGTTGTACCATTTACTTTGATCCGGCCGGAAAGCATGCCGCCAAGCGCCTCCTGCAAACCCCAGACGCCCATGATCCGGCTTAAATCAAGATTCATCAGCCCGAATTCAAGGGCCATGTCCCCGGTTCCGGACAAAGGCAGTGCCCCGGCCACATCCACGCTGGCCTGCCCGGAATTTAAATGCATATCCCCGATCTCGAGACGGTCCCGGTTGATGCGGATAAAAATCGGCCGGTCATTTACCAAAGCCGGCTGATCAAACGCGGAAAGCGCCATTTGATGGATAGTCACCTGCTTTTCCGGTGCCAGCCACTTAGCCACCCTCGCATTTAACACCATCTTTTCACCACCCGGCCCCGTCCCTTCAAGCTCGATTACCGCCGCATCCAGGGTTAAACTCTTTTTCAGATGAAGGGCCGGGAACCGGGCGCCGTCAATTCTAAGCCCTTCCACATCAACCGTGTCCGAGAGATGAAACTGATCCATCCCCCCCTGCCAAACCCCGTTAACCCGGCACTTATCCGCCCTGATGAAATCCTTCCAGCCAATGCGCCGCCCGTTCGCCGTAAACGTGATATCCGGGGCCGCCCACGGGCCATCAATACTTGCCGTCAAATCAAGGCTTCCGGATAAATGGGGATCCGCCATCTCAAACGGCAATACGGAAGCGAGCTTTTCTAAACTTGGAACCCGCACGGCCGTCTCAAGCCGGCAGGCGCGGTCTTTTAGAAAGATCCGGCCCCGGCCGTCAAATTCACCGGCATCCGCCTCAACCGACAGGTGATCCACAGTGATTTGATGCGGCTCCAAAAGGGCTGAGACACGGCCCTGTGTAACGGCCGCATCGTAGATAACAGAGGGCTGTATGTCAGCGCTTACCCGGACAAAACTTTCTGCCAGGGAAAATGTTTGGGGCAGAAAGGCATAGGCTTTAAATTTTAAGTTGAGTTCTGTCGCCAAATCCGGCAGTGATTGCGGGAAAATGGCGGCCGGCCTGAGCGCCTGCAGGGTGCCTGTTATGTCAAACCGCTTGTCTTTTTCTGCATCCAAAAGCCCGGTGATATTGCCGGTGCCGGAGATATCCCCATAGGGGGTTTGGGCGGAAACCTGAGAGATCATCAGATCGCCGCCCAGAAACTTCGCCCTGATCTCCGCCTGGTCGATGGGTCTGTCAAAAACTTCCGCGCTGTCAACCGCCATATCCAACCGGCCCTTGCGGCTTGCCTGGCCGAGGTGGCTGCCCTTAAAAACAAAGGCCGCATCAATAGTGCCGGGCACCTGCTTTAATTCGAGAAACGGAAATTTTGCCGGATTAAACCGGCGCATGGTGCCGGTTATATCCATCCCGGTGTCTTTAAAGCTTTCCAGATTCAAGCGGCCGCTACTTTTGATTTCACTTTCTGAATAGCGAAGCAGCAGATCATGGGAAAGGTCTCCCGGGAGTCCGGAAAACTGCAGCCGACCGGAAAATTTGCCTTGTTCCGCCGAATCAGCGGCAAACAGCCGGCTTAGCTCAGCCACCGCCAGACTTCCAAAATCCGCAGCCACATCGTATCTCGGGCCATTCGGAACAAACCGGATACGGCTGTCAATCCGTATCTCGGATTGGCGGGTTTCAACCCGGCCGTTTTTAACTTTGATATCCGCATTCTGATAATCATAATCCACCCGCATTGAACTTTTGATCACGGAAATACGGGGCGCTGCCATATCAAATGCCAGATGACCGATATCTGCCTGTATGGTTTTGCCGATTTTGAGATCGGTTCGGCACTCAGCGGATCGAAACTTGCGGAACCGCCCGTTTGAATCATTTAACGGGGCAATGGTTAATGTGGCATTGGTCAGGACCAGGTCCCGGATATTAATGGATAAATCATTCGACCCGCTGTCATCCGGGCTGTCTGCATTATTTTTCCTGGGCGTAAACGCCCATAGATTCCAGTGACGCTCATTAAACTGACGGATATCCGCGCTTAATCCGTCAACCGCCAGATGATTGACCCGAAAAACCCCGGCAAGCAGCATGGGCAGGCTGTAGGCAGCCTCAATCCGATCGATCGAAAAGACCGCGGTTTCAGAAACAGGGTCCACAAACCGAACATCATGCAGCGTCAGCCCGGCAAGGGGGTTACCGCTTAATTTGCCGATATGAAACCGGACCTTAAGCCTTGACTCAACCGCATTTTTAATGCCCTGCTCCACCCGGCTCAAAACCAGCGGCGACTGCAGTAAAAGCAGGCCGCAGACAATCAGGGCCAGTAAACCGCCGGTAACCACCATCCAGGGCCTAAGTTTTCGTTTTGTCTGTTCTTTGTTCAACTAAGCCTCTTCCATGATATCTCAAGATTACTTGCTGCTTATAGCATCTATTGTTGGGTTTCGTTCCTCAACCCAACCTACAATTGGATTCCGCAGCTGTCATTTCGAGGAACGACAGTGACGAGAAATCTTTAAAAATTATTTAATTACAAGATTTCTCGCTGGCGCTCGAAATGACAACCGAGCCGATTTTTACTCTTAAGTAAACGACATTGAGTTTAGAGTAAGAGTAAAATTAAGAGCAAGATTAAGAGTAAGACGGATTTGCTTAACCTCTCGTGTCAAGAACCCTATACCTTACACCCTACACCCTACACCCTACACCTTATACCTTATACCTTACACCCTACACCTTACAGCCTAAACCTTCTTAAAACGCCTGCCCGATATTTATGTGCAGCCGCCACCGGTCTGCGTCGGCCAGACTCTGGATCTCCGGATCATCGCTTTTTGCGTTATCCGGTGGATTAAACTTATAGCCCACATCCACCTGTATCGGACCGATTATCGTATTATACCTCAGCCCCAGCCCGCCGGTATATCGCATGCGGTTCAAATTATACCGGAAGGCTTCATTATCCAGCAGCCCCATATCCACAAACGCAACCCCTGAAAATTTTTTATATATGGGATACCTAAGCTCAATATTGGCATTTAGCGAAGACAATCCGCCGGCTGCGAGAACATTGTCGTCACTGTCCACCACACCGAGCTGCTGATAGGCATACCCCCGGACGGTTTTGCTGCCGCCCAGAAAGAGCTGTTTAAAAATCGGAATTTCATCCGTATCTTCGGCAGCCTCAATATAGCTCATCCGCAGACGGCCGGCCAGCACCATCTGCCACGGCAGGGGAATATAGGCCCGGGTTTCGATGCCGGGCCGGGTGTAGTCGATCTCAGAGCCCAGGTATTGGGACGCTTTTTCCACGCCGATGCTAAAAACCGTCCCATCCGAAGGATTTAATGCGTTGGTCACGGTATTTCGCTCCAGCTCCAGCCGCATATTTGAAATCCGGTAGTTCTCGTTAATCTCATAATCGCCGTCCATTTCTAATATATCGATACTTTCGGGTCGGTTGCCCGTCAGGCCGTAGCCCAGCCGGGCGCTCCATTGGTTGCCCAGCTGATGCAGAAGATCGGCGGTGAGAAAAATCTTGCGAAGCGTGTAAAACTCCGCCTCATTCTCTTCATACCCGCTTTTTACGGTAAGATTGTTTCGGGCGCTTAAAAAATACGGGTAAAAATATTCCCCCTGAAACGTCTCTTTAAGGTCCGAGCGCTTGGCACTGATGGAAAACCGGTCCGCGTGGCCGGACAGATTCCGATAGCTCCAGGCACCCCGCAGCCGCAGGCCATCCTCAGTGCCGTATCCCACCCCGAGGCGGAGGTTGTGCTGCTTCCGGGGTTTAACCCGGATGTTTACCGGCACCGTATGGCCCGTTTCGTCCGGCTCGCCCGGCTCAATTACGGCGGTCTGAAATACGCGCAGATCAAACAGGTTCCTGCGGCTTTCATCCAGGGCCCTGGCTTCGTACTGCTTTCCGGGCCGAAATGCCAGCGACCGCTCGATGACCGTTGGCGCGATGTAGCCTTCATGGCCGGAAATGTTGATATCCCCGAAATAATACCGTTTGCCCGGATCCACGGTAAAGCTTACCTCTGCCGAATGATTGGCCAGCCTGACCACCGCCTCCCCTTCTACCCGGGCAAACGGATATCCCTTATTGCCCAGCAGCTCCCGGATGACCTTTTTGGCGCGCTCATACTCTCCGGCGGTAAATATATCCCCGGTGTTAAACGGCAGCACCGCCTTGATCCGGGACCGGGACACCATGGGTATGGGATTTTTACAAATCAAATCGATCGATCGGAGGCGCACCGGTTTGCCCTCGGTTATCTGAAACAGCACATCGCAGCGGCACAGGGATTTGCGCTCGGGGGCGGCAGCGCCATTTTCCGCTGTGTTTTCAGCGGCCGGCGCCCTCTGCGTTTCCTGGCATTTTTCCGGACACTTGAGCGTATAATCCGCAGATGCCTGATAATAGCCCTGACTCCGATAAAACTGCTCAATTCTCAGCACATCATCGGAAAGGGTCTGCCGGGAGACGACCGGGTGTTTTTTCCAGAATTTCCATACAGGCGGCGAGTTGGCAGCAAGGGATGCGGCCAGGGCCTTTTTATCGATACGCGAGACCCCGGAAAAATTAACATCTCCGACGATAAAGCGGGACGCATCAGCCCCCGCCTCCGGGGCCAGATATACAAAAAGAAACAGAACAGGCGCAATCCACAGCCACCGGATCGCGGCGGAATCAGTCTTTGGCAATCCCGTTACTCCTGTTTACCAGATCGAGCATTGAGACAGTGCCCAATTGTTGGGCCTCGGTGGACTGCTTTTCCTGAATCAGTTTTTCAAGCGCCTGGTTTGCCGTTTTTTCCGAAACATGCCAGGCGGCTTCCCCGCCGCTGCGCATGGCCTTGCAGACATCCAATGCACTGATCAGGCCGGGGTTTTTGGCGGGCTGGAACCGGGGGTCGTCTGCGTATAACTCCTGAACAAGGCCTTTTGCCGATAACTGATCGATAATTTCCCTGACCAGGCGCACGGGGATGGAAAGGGATTTGGACAGGGTATCCGGCGTCAGCGGCGGCTTTCCGTGGTGGAATTGCTCAACGATTTTGAGCATGATGTTTACCGCCATCTCTTCGCGCTGCTCCTGGCCCACACTATAGGTTCTGAATCGCTGTTGATGGGCGCGCACGTTTTGGATGGCATACGACATCTGCGCGCCGATCAGCACAATCACCCAGCTGATATAGAGCCAGATGATAAAAATCGGCAGGGCGGCAAAGGTTCCGTAGATGGTATTATACCGGGCCACGCCGATGTTGAAATCCGTATAAATCCGGAAGGCGAACTCCCATATGCTGCCGCAGATAATGCCGGCAATCAGCGCCGGCAGAAACCGCACCCGGGTATTGGGCATCAGAATATACATGGCGGTAAATGCGATCCAAAGCGCCGCATGCGGAAGTATGGTGTTAAACAGCACAAAGAACTGCTCGAACACTTCATAGCGGGAAAGCGTCTGAACTAGGGTATGCGAAGATACGGTGGTCATCATGGCGGTTGCAATGACCATCAGCAAAGGCCCCAGGATCAATACGCTGATATAATCGGAAATTTTACGGGCAATCCGCCGGTCCCGGGTCACCCCCCATAAATCATTGAAGGTCCGCTCCACATTGGAGAGCATCATCAGCACCGCAATGATCAAAAGCCCGGTGCCGAAAGCCCCAAGCGCCTTGAAATCCGTTTTGGAGATGTATTCGATGATCTTGCCGGTTACCTCTTCCTGCTCAGCCGTTAAATAGTTGACCAGCAGGTGCTCAATCCGGCTGTGGACCCCCAGGCCCTTCATCATGGAAAATGCGATGGCCAGGAGGGGAATGATGGCCAGCAGCGTGCTGTAGGAAAGCGCCGAGGCCCGGAGGAGAATCATCTGATCCCGCAGGCGGTTTATAGTCAATAAAAAAACCCGGATGGTCTGATAAAAAAGGAGTTTAAGCTGGCCCGCTTCTTCCGGGTCCTGCCAGACGTCCGCCCGCATAAATCCGGCCACCTGCTGCATGCGGCTTGCCAATTTATTCCGGATGCCCTGATAATTGGTTTGTCGGCTCATAATTGCCTCTTTCACCGGGTTGAGGATACTGACTTATTTATAAAAATTTGATAGTCCCGTAAAAAGTTGATTCTGCGATGGCAAAGAAAAATGTTCAAGATCGCGGCGCGCAAATCCCGAGAAATGCAGCGTACATAGAGTACGTGAAATTTCGAGGGATGCAGCGCAACAAAGATATTGGACTTTTTGCGAAGCCATCAAATTTGATCAAAAAAATCATTCCCCTTATCATCCACGATAATAAAGGCCGGAAAATCCTTGACCGTAATCCGGAAGACCGCCTCCATGCCGAGCTCCGGATATTCCAGCACC of Desulfobacterales bacterium contains these proteins:
- a CDS encoding rubredoxin, whose translation is MKKYECPCGYVYDPDEGDAESNISAGTKFEDLPEDWVCPKCFAEQEYFEELD
- a CDS encoding translocation/assembly module TamB domain-containing protein; the encoded protein is MNKEQTKRKLRPWMVVTGGLLALIVCGLLLLQSPLVLSRVEQGIKNAVESRLKVRFHIGKLSGNPLAGLTLHDVRFVDPVSETAVFSIDRIEAAYSLPMLLAGVFRVNHLAVDGLSADIRQFNERHWNLWAFTPRKNNADSPDDSGSNDLSINIRDLVLTNATLTIAPLNDSNGRFRKFRSAECRTDLKIGKTIQADIGHLAFDMAAPRISVIKSSMRVDYDYQNADIKVKNGRVETRQSEIRIDSRIRFVPNGPRYDVAADFGSLAVAELSRLFAADSAEQGKFSGRLQFSGLPGDLSHDLLLRYSESEIKSSGRLNLESFKDTGMDITGTMRRFNPAKFPFLELKQVPGTIDAAFVFKGSHLGQASRKGRLDMAVDSAEVFDRPIDQAEIRAKFLGGDLMISQVSAQTPYGDISGTGNITGLLDAEKDKRFDITGTLQALRPAAIFPQSLPDLATELNLKFKAYAFLPQTFSLAESFVRVSADIQPSVIYDAAVTQGRVSALLEPHQITVDHLSVEADAGEFDGRGRIFLKDRACRLETAVRVPSLEKLASVLPFEMADPHLSGSLDLTASIDGPWAAPDITFTANGRRIGWKDFIRADKCRVNGVWQGGMDQFHLSDTVDVEGLRIDGARFPALHLKKSLTLDAAVIELEGTGPGGEKMVLNARVAKWLAPEKQVTIHQMALSAFDQPALVNDRPIFIRINRDRLEIGDMHLNSGQASVDVAGALPLSGTGDMALEFGLMNLDLSRIMGVWGLQEALGGMLSGRIKVNGTTDEPALDAELSLKHCDCYGIKVSEIAGSVDYRSGKANLAFTGFQNDQELFSTKGRIQTEISLIPFKFNPRQSLVDLHATLSGLKLSDIPMLKHSEAGFDGTLSGQADILGSPIQPKISGRLDLTDGYLNFSDQGLTYETLEAQLRFSPERVIISDARIAGDREGSLKINGQAGLEGFSLGNFDVHIAGRDFYVPYRRGADVRVRPDLHLAGSLSKPELSGEVKITQGRVDLDLFLEKQPSEIRVIELPKAENGMLRIPDKSPARLKLIDPLAADISVIIPGKMWFRGKDQIVEIAGNIDLKKEPGGQFLIYGPLNVVRGTYRFRGKLFEITQGEINFIGQETVNPPVRFQAETEIQDVTIIIHLSGTFQQLNLEFESIPAMEQVDIISYLAFGRPSAELSSEESFKAEQAALSITGQLAADELRQLLGDVLYIDYLNISTGSGDLRQGSVAMGKYVTPKVFVTYRQGFSEESPRRLEVDYEINRHFSIETQIDEEQTAGADLIWNYEF
- a CDS encoding BamA/TamA family outer membrane protein, which translates into the protein MPKTDSAAIRWLWIAPVLFLFVYLAPEAGADASRFIVGDVNFSGVSRIDKKALAASLAANSPPVWKFWKKHPVVSRQTLSDDVLRIEQFYRSQGYYQASADYTLKCPEKCQETQRAPAAENTAENGAAAPERKSLCRCDVLFQITEGKPVRLRSIDLICKNPIPMVSRSRIKAVLPFNTGDIFTAGEYERAKKVIRELLGNKGYPFARVEGEAVVRLANHSAEVSFTVDPGKRYYFGDINISGHEGYIAPTVIERSLAFRPGKQYEARALDESRRNLFDLRVFQTAVIEPGEPDETGHTVPVNIRVKPRKQHNLRLGVGYGTEDGLRLRGAWSYRNLSGHADRFSISAKRSDLKETFQGEYFYPYFLSARNNLTVKSGYEENEAEFYTLRKIFLTADLLHQLGNQWSARLGYGLTGNRPESIDILEMDGDYEINENYRISNMRLELERNTVTNALNPSDGTVFSIGVEKASQYLGSEIDYTRPGIETRAYIPLPWQMVLAGRLRMSYIEAAEDTDEIPIFKQLFLGGSKTVRGYAYQQLGVVDSDDNVLAAGGLSSLNANIELRYPIYKKFSGVAFVDMGLLDNEAFRYNLNRMRYTGGLGLRYNTIIGPIQVDVGYKFNPPDNAKSDDPEIQSLADADRWRLHINIGQAF
- a CDS encoding YihY/virulence factor BrkB family protein; protein product: MSRQTNYQGIRNKLASRMQQVAGFMRADVWQDPEEAGQLKLLFYQTIRVFLLTINRLRDQMILLRASALSYSTLLAIIPLLAIAFSMMKGLGVHSRIEHLLVNYLTAEQEEVTGKIIEYISKTDFKALGAFGTGLLIIAVLMMLSNVERTFNDLWGVTRDRRIARKISDYISVLILGPLLMVIATAMMTTVSSHTLVQTLSRYEVFEQFFVLFNTILPHAALWIAFTAMYILMPNTRVRFLPALIAGIICGSIWEFAFRIYTDFNIGVARYNTIYGTFAALPIFIIWLYISWVIVLIGAQMSYAIQNVRAHQQRFRTYSVGQEQREEMAVNIMLKIVEQFHHGKPPLTPDTLSKSLSIPVRLVREIIDQLSAKGLVQELYADDPRFQPAKNPGLISALDVCKAMRSGGEAAWHVSEKTANQALEKLIQEKQSTEAQQLGTVSMLDLVNRSNGIAKD